The sequence below is a genomic window from Lampris incognitus isolate fLamInc1 chromosome 18, fLamInc1.hap2, whole genome shotgun sequence.
TACAAAAACGAGCCAAAAGTAACGACATTTTATCACTGATGCATTGGCAATGGTGACAAAAAAGGGAGGTTGGTCATTATAGACTCACGGATCAATTAACTAAATAAGTCTCCTGTCACCCTTTACAGTATCAAAATCAACCAGAAAACCAAAACAACTGATGTAGTTAacgtaaaaaaaaacatatttcatTTGTGTCAAAATGATTTTCACCTTTTTCCTCAGTGTTAATATAATTACaatcagagagagcgagagagaaagaaagaacgaaagaaagaacgaaagacagaaagaacgaaagaaagaaagaaagaaagaaagaaagaaagaaagaaagaaagaaagaaagaaagaaagaaagacagaaagaaagacagaaagaaagaaagacagaaagacagaaagaatgaatgaatgaatgaatgaatgaatgaatgaaagaatgaatgaatgaatgaatgaatgaatgaatgaatgaaagaaagaaagaaagaaagaaagaaagaaagaaagaaagaaagaaagaaagaaagaaagaaagaaagaaagaaagaaagaaagaaagaaagaaaacaattcCATTGTCCATCCACCAGTCAGGTGGACCCAACCAGATCTTGACTCCCTGTGATTTTGACGCTCCTCTTGGAGCCTTAGTGGCCCCCGCAGACCGCTTCAGGGCAAATCTTCTTGTGCGGGCTGGCGTGGACGCTGCGCGGGTGTCTGCGTCTAAGCAGCCGGGCAACAATCAGGTAGAAAATCTCACAGACGTTGAGGATCACACACGCAACGGACGCCACCACCATGAAGTAGGTGAAGATGGTCTTCTCGGTGGGCCGCGCTATGTAGCAGTCCACCACGTTGGGACAGGGTCTGACGTCACATTGGACCCGCCTGGGCAACGAGAAGCTCTGGTAGGTGAACTGGATTAGGTAGAGAAAAGCCACCTCCATGGCGGTCTTGAAGAAGAGGCTGAGCAGGTAGGTCCACCACAGCCCGCCGTGCTTCTGGCCCGGGTTGCCGTACAGCCGGGCGCCCTCTCCGTGCTTGGCCTTGTATTTGCGCTCCCGCTCCTCCCGGTAGGCCACGTGCAGCACCACCATGAAGGAAGGGCAGGTGATGAAGATGAGCTGAAGAGCCCAGAGACGAATGTGGGAGATGGGGAAAAAGTAGTTGTAGCACATGTTGGTGCAGCCCGGTTGGCGGGTGTTGCAGTCGAAGTTGCCCTGCTCGTCGCTCCACACCCGCTCAGCGGCCACCACGAACACCATCACGCGGAAGACGAAGACGACCGAGAGCCAGATGGGGCCGAAGTTGGTGGAGTATTTATTCACTCCGCTGAGAAGACCCTCCAAAGACTTCCAGTCCATGATTTCAAAATCTgaatgctgcttcttcttctgctgctgcttcttcttctgcttcttcagaCGGGGCAGCTAGGTTCTGACAAAGTCTCTTTTC
It includes:
- the LOC130128331 gene encoding gap junction beta-3 protein-like; the protein is MDWKSLEGLLSGVNKYSTNFGPIWLSVVFVFRVMVFVVAAERVWSDEQGNFDCNTRQPGCTNMCYNYFFPISHIRLWALQLIFITCPSFMVVLHVAYREERERKYKAKHGEGARLYGNPGQKHGGLWWTYLLSLFFKTAMEVAFLYLIQFTYQSFSLPRRVQCDVRPCPNVVDCYIARPTEKTIFTYFMVVASVACVILNVCEIFYLIVARLLRRRHPRSVHASPHKKICPEAVCGGH